In Candidatus Methylomirabilis tolerans, the genomic window CTCCAGGCGCAGCTCATCGGGCTCAACATACCCTTCCAGCACGATCTCGGCGTTGGCCGGAACCTCCAGGTCGACGGTCTCGCATGGGACGAGTTCGACCGACCGCCTTCGCAGGAAACCGGCGATCAGCATCTCGTCGATCCCGTCGGGCGCCGGGATGACCGCCGACAGGGTCGTGGCCGGATCAGGCCCGATGGCGACGGCGACCTCAGTACGGCGCCCCAATTGTCGGTTTTTCTCGTAATGCCTGGCCCCGCCGTGGTGGACGTGCCAGTGCATCCCTGCGGTCCGTTCGTCGTAGATCTGCATCCGATACATACCGCAGTTACGCGTGCCGGTCTCCGGGTCTTTGGTGAAGACCAGGGGAAACGTGATGAACCGACCCCCGTCCATCGGCCAGCACTTGATGACCGGCAACAGGTCGAACGAGGGCTCGTTCGTGATGCGCACCTCCTTGCACGGACCGTCCTTCACCCGTTTGGGCAGGAAGCTCGCCATCTCCGTGAGCTTCGGCAGCATTTTGAGTTTCTCGAGCCACCCCTCCGGGCTCTTGATGTCGAGAAAACCATCCAGATCGCCGGCCAGCTCATCCAGGGAGCCGCGCTGCAGCGCCAGGCAGAGATGCGCCTCGGAGCCGAAGGCGTTGATTAGGAGCGGCATCGACGACCCCTTGACCCGCTCGAACAGCAGCGCCGGTCCGAGCCGCTTGCTGACCCGATCGGTGATTTCAGTGACCTCGAGAATCGGATCGACCTCGGTCGTGATCCGCCTCAGCAGCCCCCGCTGCTCCAGCGCCGCAACAAAGCCTCGCAGATCCTCGTATGCCATCATCACTCCAAGCTGTCAACTCAACGCCCATTCCGTTCGCCCTGAGCCTGTCGAAGGGTGAACGGGGGTTTCTTGGCAGGCTCCTCTCAGCTATCAACGATCAGCAGCAGCGCAGTCACTATAGCGGAGGGCGATAATGGCGGCAAGCAAAAATGGGTCAACAGAAAAGGCAATCGCCGCAGCCAGAGCGCGCCTCTTCATGTATTTCTCGCACTACTTTCTGCTTGACACCCATTATGCGGGGAATGCAATCCGCTTACGCGTAATCCAGTGGTCGGGAGCAAGTCAGCGGTGCGAGGGGAGTGGCGATATATCTCTGCAGAATGACTGCGCCATCGAACGCTGCAAGTACCGGTCAACAACGGATCACGGCGAACCTTGACGAGTCTTGGAAAAGGCGGGAAAATCGGTGCGAACAGCGAGGGTATTTACGCTT contains:
- a CDS encoding menaquinone biosynthesis decarboxylase, which encodes MAYEDLRGFVAALEQRGLLRRITTEVDPILEVTEITDRVSKRLGPALLFERVKGSSMPLLINAFGSEAHLCLALQRGSLDELAGDLDGFLDIKSPEGWLEKLKMLPKLTEMASFLPKRVKDGPCKEVRITNEPSFDLLPVIKCWPMDGGRFITFPLVFTKDPETGTRNCGMYRMQIYDERTAGMHWHVHHGGARHYEKNRQLGRRTEVAVAIGPDPATTLSAVIPAPDGIDEMLIAGFLRRRSVELVPCETVDLEVPANAEIVLEGYVEPDELRLEGPFGDHTGFYSLPDYYPVFHLTAITHRRDPIYQTTIVGRPPMEDCHMGTAVERMSRPLLRKQLPEIVDFHMPFAGVFHNLVIVSIDKAYPGHARKIMHAIWGLGQAMFSKVIVVVDKDVNVRDPAEVVWKVLNHIDPERDIEFVMGPVETLDHASRLPKYGSKMGIDGTRKWKEEGFTREWPEEQVMDHETKALVDQRWKEYGLG